Genomic segment of Nocardiopsis mwathae:
CAGGCGGCGAGCGCGACCAGGGAGACCCCGGCCGGGCGCCCCCAGCGCTTGCCCAGCACGACCGCGGTTCCGATCAGCAGCACGCCGGCGACCTGAGCGGCGACGCCGATGGGGTCGATGGACGCCTCGCTCGTCAGCACCATGAGCCCGACGCCGATGACCCCCGCGATCGCGGCGAGTGCCGACCACAGCGTGGGCCGGGTGCCCAGGACCAGGGCGGAGAGTGCGAGGACCACGAGGGGCAGTACGGAGCCCACGGTGGCGGCCACGCCGCCGGGGAGCCGGTAGGCGGCGATGAACAGCAGTGGGAAGAACGCGCCGAAGTTCAGCACGCCGAGCACCGCCGCCTTCCACCACCAGTCGCCGGTGGGCAGCCGCCGGGTGAAGGCGAGCAGGATCAGCCCGGCGGGCAGGGCGCGCAGAGCGGCGACGAGGAGCGGCCGGTCCGGGGGCAGCAGCTCGGTGGTGACGACGTAGGTGGTGCCCCAGCTGACCGGGGCGAGCACGGTGAGCAGCACGTCGGCGACCCGGATGCGGGACGTCGCGGACGGGGTGGACGGGGTGGACGGGGGTGGGGATGGTGCTTGCCGGCGGTGGGCGGCGGTGGCCATGGCCGAGACCTCGACATTCATTTTCTTAACGTTGAACCAATCATCCTGAGCTATCATCTCAGCGTCAAGTAAATGAACATTGAGACATCTATCGCACGGCGAAGGAGAAGGCATGCCCGACGGCG
This window contains:
- a CDS encoding EamA family transporter translates to MNVEVSAMATAAHRRQAPSPPPSTPSTPSATSRIRVADVLLTVLAPVSWGTTYVVTTELLPPDRPLLVAALRALPAGLILLAFTRRLPTGDWWWKAAVLGVLNFGAFFPLLFIAAYRLPGGVAATVGSVLPLVVLALSALVLGTRPTLWSALAAIAGVIGVGLMVLTSEASIDPIGVAAQVAGVLLIGTAVVLGKRWGRPAGVSLVALAAWQLTVGGLVLAPIALAVEGAPPAISATNAAGFVYLGLFGTALAYILWFRGIERLAPAQVSFLGLTNPMAALIAGFLVLGQALTPWQLLGFLVALGAMAAGQWQPRSARRAEADASRPGGATA